In Bacillota bacterium, the sequence AAGGTTTCAACTTCACAGAAATTCCTCCTAACCGAATCAGGAACGCTTTTGACGTAATTATATCATAGGCATGGATAGAAATCAAACTGCAGTTCGATTTTTTGCAAATTAGCCCTTGACAAAACATACGTTCTGGTTTATACTAAGTTCACAAGGACCGAACACACGTTCTTTAAGGAGGTAAGCCATAATGAATCAAACTGCAAATAGTAGACGCTCAACAGTAATCATCATGGCTGCCGCAGCAATAATCGTACTCAGTCTAGCAGGAATCGCACTTGCAATGAATCAATCTCAAACAAATAATGCAGCAACAGCAACTGCAGAAATAACCGTATCATATGGCGATACGCTGTGGACCATAGCCCAGAGAATTGCTCCGGGTATAGACCCCCGCAAGGTAGTCTGGGAGATCCAAACCATGAATGAGATAGAATCAGCGAGGATTTTTCCCGGCCAGACCCTGCAGGTTCCCCTGTACGAAACCAATATTTAATTGAAAACAAGCCCATTTGGGCTTTTTTTCTTTTATTGACAAGGGTATCGAAGGGGCATATACTTGGTTTATGCAGGCACGCAG encodes:
- a CDS encoding LysM peptidoglycan-binding domain-containing protein, with the translated sequence MNQTANSRRSTVIIMAAAAIIVLSLAGIALAMNQSQTNNAATATAEITVSYGDTLWTIAQRIAPGIDPRKVVWEIQTMNEIESARIFPGQTLQVPLYETNI